The genomic window GGGACGCCCGCGAGCATCGCCGCGAACTGCGGGTGCAAGTCCGTCGCAAACCCCGGATACGGCGCGGTATCCACATCCACGGGGCGGAGCTCCCCTTCCGCCTTGACACGCACGCCTCCGGGTCCGGATTCGATGGTCACGCCGGCGTCGCTGAGCTTGGTCAGAAGCGCCGTGACGTGCTCGGAGATCAGATCCTCGACCAGCACGTCGCCGTGGGTGGCCGCCGCGGCGATCAGGTAGGTGCCCGCTTCGATCCGATCGGGGATGACCGTGTAGGTGGCGCCACGGAGCGCCGACGTTCCCTCGACGGTCACCGTGTTGGTCCCCGCACCCCGCACGCGCGCGCCCATCAACGAGAGGAACACGGCCGTATCGACCACTTCAGGCTCCCGCGCGGCGTTCTGGAGAGTCGTCACGCCGGACGTGCGGGACGCCGCGAGCATGAGATTGATCGTCGTCCCCATGCTGCTGCGAGGGACGTAGTACGTAGAGGGGCGCAGCCGCCGCGCATGCGCCTTGAGATACCCGTGCTCGGTCGCGACCCGCGTCCCGAGCGCCTCGAACCCGCGGATGTGGAAATCCACGCCCCGGCTCCCGATGACGCATCCCCCGGGCAGCGGTACCTCGGCGCGGCCGAGGCGCGCCAGCAGCATGCCGGCTACGTAGATAGAAGCGCGCATCTGCCGGCACAATTCGTACGGTGCCACGTGACCGGTCAGGCGCCGAGCATCCAGCTCGAGACGACCGGGCCCGGTCCAGTCGACGCCCACGCCGATCGATCGGAGAATCTCGAGGAGCGTGACGACGTCTCGGCAGTGGGGAACGTTCTCGATGACGGACCGGTCCTCCGCGAGCGCCGCAGCGACGATGATTGGCAAAGAGCTGTTCTTGGCCCCGGCCACTCGCAACCGACCGCGGAGCGTGGCGGCGCCCTCGATGAGCAACCGCTCGGTACGAGTGTCTTGGGCGATGTCAGCGCGAGCCAGCGGGCGTCCCTCCCATCGTGGTGCGAACGTAGCAGCGGACAAGTTCCTCCAGCAGGCGGTCTCGCTCAATCTGCCGAATCAGGGTGCGGGCGTCCTTATGGCTCGTGATGTAGGTGGGGTCGCCGGAGACGAGATACCCGACAATCTGATCGACCGGATTGTACCCCCGCTCCACAAGCGCGTCGTAGACGTACCGTAGCGCCTCCTCAACGTCCCGGAGGTGCCGTGTCCCGACCTGAAAGACTCCGGTCTTCTCGTGCTCTCCCACCGCACTCCCCCCTGCTCCGCGCAACGCGCACACCAATCGGCGCCGCCCGGTCTCCCCTCTTCCAGAGGATCCGGGAACCCCGCAAGCGCCGGCCCGCGGATGTGCCCCACGGGGCGACTTCCCGTCGCGCTCAAGCAGACGGAGGTACTGTTCGCGGGGAGGCGAACCTTTCCTCTGGCTGGAAGAAGCGCGACCCAGAGAGCCGGCACCTATCCTTAATGCAGCCATGACGAACTGTTCATCCTGCGACCGCCGAGCGCTGACTATCGGTCCGTAGAGTAAGGTGGGCGTGTACGGGCGGTACTGACTGGGTCCGACCGGCGCAGTCCTGCCGTTTGAGCGTGTAGGCGGCGCTTGATCAGGTTCAGCGGGACGCGACCCGACTCCTGTCCAAGTACTAGGCCTCTCGGCCGGAATGAGGATCGCGATCCGGAGAACGACACGCCATGTAACCCGCCGGACTCGGATCCGGTGACCTTGCGCCCGGGGACCGGCTCCCCGCTCCGCGCCCGAGTCCCGCGCCGCCGTTGGAAGACGCAGCCGTATCTATTCCTGCTACCCTCGCTGATTTTTCTTATCACGTTCACTTACTATCCGGTGTTGTCGTCGCTGGAGATGAGCCTCCATCACATGAACCCGGCGACGCACCGGCTACAATTCGTGGCATTCGGAAACTACGCGGCGCTCGCCGCCGATCCAGTGTTCGGCCAGGTCCTGAAGAACAGCGCCGTGTTCCTCTTCGGGACCGTACCGGTCACCGTGGCGCTGGCGCTCATCCTCGCGCTGCTGCTGACCCGCACCCACGCCCTGAGCACGGTGTTCCGGACCGCGTTCTTCTATCCCACCCTGCTCCCGCTCGTGGGAGCGGCGGCGATCTGGCTATTCGTGTACACGCCTGGGTACGGTCTGATCGACGTCTATCTCCGCGGGATCGTCCCCGGCGGGATCAATTGGCTTGGGAGCCCGACATACGCGCTCCCGGCGGTAATCGTGCTGACGATCTGGAAGAACGCCGGGTACTACATGCTCTTCTACCTCGCGGGATTGCAGACGGTCTCGGCGGAGCTGTACGAGGCAGCGCGCCTCGAGGGCGCCTCCGCATGGCAGCAGTTCCGGACCATCACCTTCCCGCTCCTGGCTCCCACGACGCTGTTCGTCCTACTGATCGCCAGCATCAACGCGTTCCAGTCGGTCGACCAGATCTGGGTGATGACGGGAGGCGGCCCCGACAACGCCACGAACCTGCTGTTGTTCTACGTCTACCAGGCAGCCTTCATGTTCTTCGATCTCGGCAAGGCTGCGGCGCTGACCGTCGTCTTGCTTGCGGTCCTGATGGCAATCGCGGTGGCAAGCTTCGGGCTCCTCGAGCGCCGCATCCACTACGAGGTCTGAGATGTCCCAACGCGCATCCCGCCGAGTCGCCAACGCCTCCTGGATTCTCGGGGTGGGCGCGCTCGCGTTCATCTGGGTGTTCCCGCTGCTGTGGGCGTTCGCCACGTCGGTGCGAGCGCCGGGACAGCTCGGCAGCCAGTTGGCGTCGCTCTGGATCCAGCACCCGAGCCTCGAGAGCTTCCGCGAGGCGTGGACGGACGCGCCGTTCCTTCGCCTCTACTACAATACCGCGATCGTCGTCTTCGGCATCCTAGCGATGCAGCTTGTCACGATCACACTCGCCGCCTACGCGTTCGCGCGGCTCGAGTTCGCCGGACGGGATCTGCTGTTCCGGTTGTTCCTCCTCCAGCTCATGGTCGCGCCCTCGTCACTGATCCTGCCGAACTTCGTGACGCTCAAGACCCTTGGGTTGCTGAACACGCGGCTCGGGATCATGATCCCGTACTTCGCCTCCGCGTTCGGCACGTTTCTGCTCCGACAGGCGTTCCGGGGCGTACCGCGCGACCTCGAGGACGCGGCGGCGATCGATGGCTGCAACGCCCTCCAGACCATCTGGAACGTGTTCATCCCGCTCGCGAAGCCGACGTTGATCGCGTTCTCAATCGTCAGCGTCGTGTATCATTACAATGAGTTTCTATGGCCGCTGATCATCACAGACACGGATCGGGCACGGACGGTCACCGTCGGGCTGGCGTCGTTCACGCAGTCGGCGGAGTCCGGCGCGCAGTGGAATATCATCGCGGCCGGAACCGTGGTCGTCGTGCTGCCGCTCCTCGTGCTGTTCATCTTGTTCCAACGGCGGTTCGTCGAGAGCTTCATGTATTCAGGCCTGAAAGGGTAGACAGTGGGTTCGCCTCGCGGGACCGCGGCCGCCGGCGATCGTCAATGGTATAATCACGTCGGGGCCCGTAGCTCAAGGGTAGAGCATCCGGCTCATAACCGGCGGACCCAGGTTCAAGTCCTGGCGGGCCCACCATACTTTACTAGGGTTATAGCGTGATGGGGTCGTCGGCGATCGTGCCGGAGGTACTAGCAACGGCTTAGGGTTCTCCGCACCCCCGCGTTGCGCCTCGTTCGTGCCGTGCAGAACGCCGGATGACGGGCAAGGCCTCGGCTTCGTAGCAAACCCGCCGAGGGCTATCCCTTGAGCCCCGAGTACATAAAACTCTCCACGAAGCGCCGCTGAAAGAGCACGAATACGACCAACAAGGGCAGGATGACGATCACCGTTCCCGCCGCGATGAGGTTCCACTGAGCTGCGGATTCCGCGCCCTGTGTGAACGACGCGAGGCCGACGGTAACCGTGCGCGCGCGTTCCGTATTGGTGATGATGAGCGGCCACAGGAATTCGTTGTAGTGGTAGACGATGCTGACGATCGAAAACGCCAGCAGCGTCGGTCTGGTGAGTGGAACGAACACGTACCATATCGTTTGCAACGCATTGCAGCCGTCGACCGCCGCGGAATCCTCCAGATCCCGCGGCACGTTGCGAAAAGCCTGCCGCAGAAGAAACGTGCCAAACGCCGAGGCGAAGTAGGGGACCATAATGCCAAGCCGCGTGTCTAGCAATCCCAACGTCCTGAGCGTCACGAAGTTCGGGAGGATCAGCGACGAGGGGGCCACCATGAGTTGCAGCAGGAATAGCCGAAACAGCACGTCCCGACCCCAGAACTCAAGGCGCGCGAATGCGTAGGCGGCGAGCGTGATCGTGACGAGTTGGACTGCCAAGATCCCGAAGACGACCACCGCCGTGTTGTAATACAGCCGGAGAAAAGGCGCATCGTGCCACGCATCCCAGAAGTTGCCGAGTGTGGGGTGCGACACCCACAGGGAGGCGATCTGGCCCCCCAGCTCGCCCGGCGCCCGCAGTGACGCGGAGAAGGCCCACAGCAACGGGAACAGCCAGATGAAGGCGAGCGCGCCGATGCCCGCCGTCCAGGCGGCGTCCACGATCCGGAAGGCCCAGCGGCGCGACATGCTACGCTTCGTAGTGAATCCGACGCTCGAGCACACCGAAGCTGATCGCGGCGATGAGCATCAGTGTGGCGAGAAGGAACACCGTCAACGCTGCCGCTTTGCCAAAGTTGAAGAACATGAACGCTACTTGGTAGGTGTAGAACAACAGCAGGTTGGTCGTGTTGTCAGGCCCTCCGCTCGTCATTACGAAGATTTGATCGACTGACTGGAACGCGTTGATGCTAGCAATGACGAGTACGAACAGCGTTGTCGGGCCCAGGAGCGGAAACGTAATCTGGCGGAACTGTTGCCAGGAGGACGCGCCCTCGAGGCGCGCCGCCTCGTACAGCTCTGCGGAAATCGTCTGTAGCCCCGCCAGGTAGAACAACATGTAGTAGCCGGCGTTTTTCCAGATTGTCATCACGATCACGGCGGGGAGCGCATAGACGGGGCTGCTCAGCCACCCCACGCCAGGCGGAACCAAGCCGCGCAGGTACACGTCGATCAACCCGTAGCCCGGGGTATAGACGAACAACCAGATCGCCGCCGCACCCACGAGTGGAAGCAGCGCCGGGTAGAAGAACGCCGTCCGGAACGCCGTCGTCAACGCACGCGTGCGGCTCAGCGCCACGGCCAGCGCCAGCGCCAACGCAACCGTGACCGGGACCGTGCCGATGAGAAACTCCGCGCTGTTCTTGAGCACCTGGCCGAAGATGGGGTCGCGGGCGAGCTCCGCATAGTTCGCGACTCCGACGAAGGCGAAGCGGTGCGTCACGGGACTCAGCTGCTGGAGGCTCATTTCCAGCGACG from bacterium includes these protein-coding regions:
- a CDS encoding sugar ABC transporter permease — translated: MTLRPGTGSPLRARVPRRRWKTQPYLFLLPSLIFLITFTYYPVLSSLEMSLHHMNPATHRLQFVAFGNYAALAADPVFGQVLKNSAVFLFGTVPVTVALALILALLLTRTHALSTVFRTAFFYPTLLPLVGAAAIWLFVYTPGYGLIDVYLRGIVPGGINWLGSPTYALPAVIVLTIWKNAGYYMLFYLAGLQTVSAELYEAARLEGASAWQQFRTITFPLLAPTTLFVLLIASINAFQSVDQIWVMTGGGPDNATNLLLFYVYQAAFMFFDLGKAAALTVVLLAVLMAIAVASFGLLERRIHYEV
- a CDS encoding IreB family regulatory phosphoprotein, coding for MGEHEKTGVFQVGTRHLRDVEEALRYVYDALVERGYNPVDQIVGYLVSGDPTYITSHKDARTLIRQIERDRLLEELVRCYVRTTMGGTPAGSR
- a CDS encoding sugar ABC transporter permease; its protein translation is MTTTPKALGSHLPVQATRRRRWRIQPYLFLLPSLVFLGTFTYYPVLSSLEMSLQQLSPVTHRFAFVGVANYAELARDPIFGQVLKNSAEFLIGTVPVTVALALALAVALSRTRALTTAFRTAFFYPALLPLVGAAAIWLFVYTPGYGLIDVYLRGLVPPGVGWLSSPVYALPAVIVMTIWKNAGYYMLFYLAGLQTISAELYEAARLEGASSWQQFRQITFPLLGPTTLFVLVIASINAFQSVDQIFVMTSGGPDNTTNLLLFYTYQVAFMFFNFGKAAALTVFLLATLMLIAAISFGVLERRIHYEA
- a CDS encoding carbohydrate ABC transporter permease, producing the protein MSQRASRRVANASWILGVGALAFIWVFPLLWAFATSVRAPGQLGSQLASLWIQHPSLESFREAWTDAPFLRLYYNTAIVVFGILAMQLVTITLAAYAFARLEFAGRDLLFRLFLLQLMVAPSSLILPNFVTLKTLGLLNTRLGIMIPYFASAFGTFLLRQAFRGVPRDLEDAAAIDGCNALQTIWNVFIPLAKPTLIAFSIVSVVYHYNEFLWPLIITDTDRARTVTVGLASFTQSAESGAQWNIIAAGTVVVVLPLLVLFILFQRRFVESFMYSGLKG
- a CDS encoding carbohydrate ABC transporter permease; amino-acid sequence: MSRRWAFRIVDAAWTAGIGALAFIWLFPLLWAFSASLRAPGELGGQIASLWVSHPTLGNFWDAWHDAPFLRLYYNTAVVVFGILAVQLVTITLAAYAFARLEFWGRDVLFRLFLLQLMVAPSSLILPNFVTLRTLGLLDTRLGIMVPYFASAFGTFLLRQAFRNVPRDLEDSAAVDGCNALQTIWYVFVPLTRPTLLAFSIVSIVYHYNEFLWPLIITNTERARTVTVGLASFTQGAESAAQWNLIAAGTVIVILPLLVVFVLFQRRFVESFMYSGLKG
- the murA gene encoding UDP-N-acetylglucosamine 1-carboxyvinyltransferase, with the translated sequence MLIEGAATLRGRLRVAGAKNSSLPIIVAAALAEDRSVIENVPHCRDVVTLLEILRSIGVGVDWTGPGRLELDARRLTGHVAPYELCRQMRASIYVAGMLLARLGRAEVPLPGGCVIGSRGVDFHIRGFEALGTRVATEHGYLKAHARRLRPSTYYVPRSSMGTTINLMLAASRTSGVTTLQNAAREPEVVDTAVFLSLMGARVRGAGTNTVTVEGTSALRGATYTVIPDRIEAGTYLIAAAATHGDVLVEDLISEHVTALLTKLSDAGVTIESGPGGVRVKAEGELRPVDVDTAPYPGFATDLHPQFAAMLAGVPGRSAIRETIFEKRFGYVDELRRMGADIRVDGDTAIITGVPTLSGAPVEAVDIRAGAAMVIAGLAAQGETQISNLENLDRGYDRLEEKLSGLGASVRRVRA